A genomic segment from Clostridium pasteurianum BC1 encodes:
- a CDS encoding transposase has translation MKRIYRFFSSSTIKSDYLYYNFIDEIMINYIKRSTTNKLVVIFDHTTLEDKFLILKFSLKVGKRAVPLWYKIFEYNEKDNKNFKHIKQGIEEIKDLISSYNYEVVLLADRGFKSIDLFKFINKIGWKYCIRCTNDMLVNIEGKEKIKYLRDIKTLKKGVKKFNGILLSAEKYRCNLAVCKAEEAADTWYIVTNLDSKNAVNEYKKRFIIEEMFRDLKSSGFNMEDTWTNSLIYFENLYLCLCIAYTWMIILGADCSKNKKSKIIGATKKIRNKIVRIYSLFSSGLTWFNRCYDSNRKKYALKFNLILYDI, from the coding sequence ATAAAAAGAATTTATAGATTTTTTTCAAGTTCAACAATAAAGTCAGACTACCTATATTATAATTTTATCGATGAAATTATGATAAATTATATAAAAAGAAGTACCACTAATAAACTGGTTGTAATATTTGACCATACAACACTGGAAGATAAATTTTTAATACTTAAATTTTCGCTGAAAGTGGGAAAAAGAGCAGTTCCACTATGGTATAAAATATTTGAATATAATGAAAAAGATAATAAAAATTTCAAACATATAAAACAGGGAATAGAAGAGATTAAGGATCTTATAAGTTCATATAATTATGAAGTTGTATTGCTGGCAGATAGAGGTTTTAAGAGTATAGATTTATTTAAGTTTATAAATAAAATAGGATGGAAATATTGTATAAGATGTACCAATGATATGCTTGTAAATATAGAAGGGAAAGAAAAAATAAAATACCTTAGAGATATAAAAACTCTAAAAAAAGGCGTAAAAAAGTTTAATGGAATTTTACTAAGTGCTGAAAAATATAGATGCAATTTAGCAGTTTGTAAGGCAGAAGAAGCAGCGGATACCTGGTATATAGTAACCAATCTTGATAGTAAGAATGCTGTTAATGAATATAAGAAAAGATTTATTATAGAAGAAATGTTTAGAGATTTAAAATCCAGTGGCTTCAATATGGAAGATACATGGACAAACAGTCTTATATATTTTGAAAACTTATATTTATGCTTATGTATAGCATATACATGGATGATAATATTAGGAGCAGATTGTTCTAAGAATAAGAAGAGTAAGATAATAGGCGCAACTAAAAAGATAAGAAATAAAATAGTTAGAATATACAGCTTATTCAGCAGTGGATTGACATGGTTTAACAGATGTTATGATTCTAATAGAAAAAAATATGCCTTAAAATTTAATTTGATACTTTATGACATCTAA
- a CDS encoding phage portal protein, translating into MGIVLDKNGKFDLNENKSLLNACYAQFTANLYIYNKIYSYYCGCTEPSGRMFISNATSDKTDIKTGFNIINDRTKHKIGTNFIKKFIKEEVSYSVGNDVTYVSRSGNSNIIDTIKYNMAHWDEAQNTNLAKNMLLYSNAFELYYIDEDAQFCGMVISPRHGFAYCDNTGKIIFFLHVFSSEFDCANRYIDIYTDNEIIHCNEIFNEVDDKLRQTNIFGKVPVGIASLSDEDWLDTIYNDIKSLQDSFEINLTNISQEITELRNAYLWLNNIAISGDDYKTIRQKGIIETKGDNKNISASWLVKNINDSFIQNTLKTIEDMMHKITFHIDTNERLPSNTSSLTMRARLINLEQKCKLNDKALANCIRTRLRMLLLYLNSIKGTNYDYKDVKAKFTPNVPMDDMMTAQTIAQLGDKLSIQTALSQLSFVENPQEEIAKIKQESADAVLGAILLGGGSIPLNNNSNTDNSGNTNDQTN; encoded by the coding sequence GTGGGTATTGTTTTAGATAAAAATGGAAAATTTGATTTAAATGAAAACAAATCACTGTTAAATGCTTGTTATGCACAGTTTACAGCAAATTTATATATATACAATAAAATATATTCTTATTATTGTGGCTGTACTGAACCCAGTGGAAGGATGTTTATTTCTAATGCCACAAGTGATAAAACAGACATAAAAACAGGATTTAATATCATAAATGACCGTACAAAACATAAGATTGGTACAAATTTTATTAAGAAATTTATAAAAGAGGAAGTAAGTTATAGTGTTGGTAATGATGTAACTTATGTATCTCGTTCCGGAAATTCTAATATAATTGATACAATTAAATACAATATGGCTCATTGGGATGAAGCACAGAATACAAATTTAGCAAAGAATATGCTCTTATATTCAAATGCTTTTGAATTGTATTATATTGATGAAGATGCTCAATTCTGTGGCATGGTAATATCACCTAGACATGGTTTTGCTTATTGTGATAATACAGGTAAAATAATATTTTTCTTGCATGTATTTAGCAGTGAATTTGATTGCGCTAATAGATACATTGACATATATACCGATAATGAAATAATCCACTGTAATGAAATATTTAATGAGGTAGATGATAAACTACGCCAAACAAATATATTCGGTAAGGTTCCTGTTGGAATAGCAAGTTTATCTGATGAGGATTGGCTTGATACCATTTACAATGATATTAAGAGTTTACAGGATAGTTTTGAAATAAATCTTACTAACATATCCCAGGAAATAACAGAACTCCGTAATGCTTATCTGTGGCTTAACAATATAGCAATTAGCGGTGATGACTATAAGACTATAAGACAGAAAGGCATTATTGAAACTAAAGGTGACAATAAAAATATAAGTGCTTCATGGCTTGTTAAAAACATTAACGATAGCTTTATTCAAAATACACTTAAGACCATAGAAGATATGATGCATAAAATTACATTCCATATTGATACCAATGAGAGGCTACCTAGTAATACAAGTTCTCTTACAATGAGAGCCAGGCTAATAAATCTTGAACAAAAGTGTAAATTAAATGATAAAGCACTTGCAAACTGTATTAGAACCCGATTGCGAATGCTTTTGTTGTATCTAAATAGTATTAAAGGCACAAATTATGATTATAAAGATGTAAAAGCTAAATTTACACCTAATGTACCTATGGATGATATGATGACAGCACAAACGATAGCACAGCTCGGAGATAAATTAAGCATTCAAACTGCATTATCCCAGTTAAGCTTCGTAGAAAATCCACAGGAAGAAATTGCAAAAATAAAACAGGAAAGTGCAGATGCAGTTTTGGGAGCCATCCTGCTGGGCGGTGGCTCTATTCCATTGAATAATAATAGTAATACTGATAACAGTGGCAACACTAACGACCAAACTAACTAA
- a CDS encoding helix-turn-helix domain-containing protein, with translation MAYDVLTVKQNDMVTMLIQGETITDIAKKLGVVRQTVYDWMAKDNIKAVLDRRRQDLTNQGNRLILKDINTYIGNIKELANDDSDKRVCLAANQYLLNRILGNPTTSIIDANSDDNDGSISELVLEERLKRFKVIKK, from the coding sequence ATGGCTTATGATGTGCTTACAGTTAAACAAAATGATATGGTTACAATGCTTATACAGGGTGAAACTATCACTGATATAGCCAAGAAGCTTGGTGTTGTTAGGCAAACTGTTTATGATTGGATGGCTAAGGATAATATTAAGGCTGTCCTTGACAGGCGCAGACAAGACCTCACAAACCAAGGAAATCGCTTGATATTAAAGGATATTAATACTTATATTGGTAATATTAAGGAATTAGCCAACGACGATTCGGATAAACGTGTGTGTCTTGCTGCTAATCAATATCTCTTAAATAGGATACTTGGTAACCCAACAACGTCAATTATTGATGCAAATAGTGATGATAATGACGGAAGTATTAGTGAATTGGTGCTTGAAGAGCGATTGAAGAGATTCAAAGTAATAAAAAAGTAA
- a CDS encoding DNA-directed RNA polymerase specialized sigma subunit translates to MVIIKYYKGVESNLYNYKAMQAEIKNIDLELNELKNEYNGCSSISYEEKAAPTNKFNSSVENEMIDRRLKPEQLKIKKHKLEVQLQKIDNALETLSEDEMHLVELRYFKKLQFKVIAERIDRNEMYCVCLKSKIIKKLIPLIFLLDK, encoded by the coding sequence GTGGTTATTATAAAGTATTACAAAGGAGTTGAATCAAATCTATATAATTATAAAGCAATGCAGGCTGAAATAAAGAATATAGATTTAGAGTTAAATGAATTAAAGAACGAATACAATGGATGCAGCTCTATTTCGTATGAAGAAAAGGCAGCTCCTACTAATAAGTTTAATTCCAGTGTTGAGAATGAAATGATTGATAGAAGACTTAAGCCAGAGCAATTAAAAATAAAAAAACATAAACTAGAAGTTCAATTGCAAAAGATAGATAATGCTTTAGAAACTTTATCTGAAGATGAAATGCATTTAGTTGAACTAAGATATTTTAAGAAGCTTCAATTCAAAGTAATAGCAGAAAGAATAGATAGAAATGAAATGTATTGTGTTTGTTTAAAGAGTAAAATAATAAAGAAACTTATACCTCTTATATTTCTCTTAGATAAATAA
- a CDS encoding CHC2 zinc finger domain-containing protein: MEIQDIDLKELIERETGEHFNRQGYIRCPFHNEKTPSLSVKFFPDANKEKFKCFGCDEVGDAIDFITKLKNFNYVEAREYLGLTVEKSIQEQQVEKIKGYIDWQISKGLKKGKLVGLFEYVNDKNEIMYFKAKFKNEDGEKSLSYYHIENDKVINKRKGEEFIYNYYSVLEGIKDGKIVIICEGEKDANKLNSTLKKDKYVATSIKGCKDLSALEGAKIYVCSDTGEAGEKYKWHIYNELFACAKAFKFINLPGIKNLGDNKDVTDWLDAGHDKFDLLKAFGRSLDLKNKYELQQDREGIYKIVRKVKKDDFEESRINITNFRLIKATRISFEDEEQEGVKLILKSPTGNVIEKIGPSTVFDDLKSYRNFLGTIDLSFSGNMDNLVELKSWINNYFALEVEEIHQGVKFKEKNEELLFITNDGAIGKNGTTETIKADKRNNADVIGIEPISAEELKKLKNHILKFATPEKTISIIGTIINDLAIYQNQKMKEKLHHLLIVGESGSGKSTILENVIAPILNYPKRDIKSIGLITPFALIKGLSDGNYPMLFDEFKPSSLGRYKVAKLSETLRNLYDRATISRGDKSFKSKDFQLNRPLVLVGEESYPNQEKALIERSCIVYLSKREREQKHTEAMEWINANEEILNKFGKSIIDIILNLSVDEYREMRKAVKQSIKGLNNRPLNTAVNICCGIEIFNILLKKHDLKTITKYEDHVIKNIETEILDGGADAHSTVEQMLILYNDMIEDKRNEKDGELNPVLCRGDGVFIKTSEMLNQIRVHIRNTNLNMNILDNKDFKKQATKAGYLVKASNKVVWINEKSIRFDTYNKEMLSNLRLYGIVPPEIIDITGDIDEGNTNIS, translated from the coding sequence TTGGAAATACAGGATATAGATTTAAAAGAGCTTATAGAAAGAGAAACAGGAGAACATTTCAATCGGCAGGGATACATTAGATGTCCCTTCCATAATGAAAAAACGCCCTCACTCTCAGTAAAGTTTTTTCCAGATGCCAATAAGGAGAAATTCAAATGCTTTGGCTGTGATGAAGTTGGAGACGCAATAGATTTTATTACGAAGCTTAAGAATTTTAATTATGTTGAAGCCAGGGAGTACCTTGGTTTAACTGTAGAGAAAAGTATCCAAGAGCAGCAGGTAGAAAAGATTAAAGGCTATATTGATTGGCAAATATCTAAAGGCCTTAAAAAAGGTAAGCTTGTTGGATTGTTTGAATATGTGAATGATAAGAATGAAATCATGTACTTTAAGGCTAAATTTAAGAACGAAGATGGTGAAAAATCTCTTTCGTACTATCATATAGAAAACGACAAGGTTATCAATAAACGAAAAGGCGAAGAATTTATATACAACTATTACAGCGTTTTGGAGGGCATTAAAGACGGAAAGATAGTAATTATATGTGAAGGTGAAAAAGATGCCAACAAACTCAACAGCACGCTTAAAAAGGATAAGTATGTTGCTACAAGTATTAAAGGTTGCAAAGACTTATCTGCTTTGGAAGGTGCAAAGATTTATGTTTGTTCGGATACTGGTGAAGCTGGAGAAAAATACAAGTGGCATATATACAATGAGCTTTTTGCGTGTGCCAAGGCATTTAAATTTATCAATCTTCCAGGAATAAAGAATTTAGGTGACAACAAAGATGTTACGGACTGGTTAGATGCTGGACATGATAAGTTTGATTTACTGAAGGCTTTTGGTAGATCCTTAGATTTGAAGAATAAATATGAGTTGCAGCAAGATAGAGAAGGAATTTATAAAATAGTTCGTAAAGTTAAAAAAGATGATTTTGAAGAAAGTAGAATTAATATAACCAATTTTAGGCTTATTAAGGCAACTAGAATTAGTTTTGAAGATGAAGAGCAGGAAGGTGTTAAGTTAATCTTAAAATCTCCTACAGGTAATGTTATAGAAAAAATAGGGCCTTCCACGGTTTTTGATGATCTAAAGAGCTACAGAAATTTCTTAGGGACCATAGACCTTAGTTTTTCAGGAAACATGGATAATTTGGTAGAGCTTAAAAGCTGGATAAACAATTATTTTGCTCTTGAAGTAGAAGAAATTCACCAGGGGGTCAAATTTAAAGAGAAAAATGAAGAGTTGCTTTTCATAACCAATGATGGAGCTATAGGTAAGAATGGGACCACTGAAACTATAAAGGCTGATAAGAGGAATAATGCTGATGTTATAGGGATAGAACCCATAAGCGCTGAAGAACTTAAGAAACTCAAAAACCATATTTTAAAGTTTGCAACTCCTGAAAAGACAATCTCCATTATAGGCACAATTATAAATGATCTAGCAATATATCAGAATCAGAAAATGAAGGAAAAGTTGCATCATTTGTTAATCGTAGGCGAGAGCGGCAGTGGTAAGAGTACAATCTTAGAAAATGTTATTGCTCCAATTTTAAATTATCCTAAGAGAGATATAAAAAGTATAGGTTTAATCACTCCTTTTGCTCTTATAAAGGGATTATCAGATGGTAATTACCCAATGCTATTTGATGAATTTAAGCCTTCCAGTTTAGGCAGATATAAGGTTGCAAAACTTTCCGAGACTCTTAGAAACTTATATGATAGGGCCACTATAAGCAGAGGTGATAAATCCTTTAAATCAAAAGATTTTCAGCTTAATAGGCCATTGGTGCTAGTTGGTGAAGAAAGCTATCCCAACCAGGAAAAAGCATTAATTGAAAGAAGCTGCATTGTATATCTATCCAAGAGAGAAAGAGAACAAAAACACACTGAAGCTATGGAATGGATCAATGCCAACGAAGAGATTTTGAATAAGTTTGGGAAAAGCATTATAGATATAATTCTTAATCTTAGTGTAGATGAATACAGAGAAATGAGAAAAGCAGTAAAGCAATCCATTAAAGGATTAAATAACAGACCCTTGAATACTGCTGTTAATATATGTTGTGGAATTGAGATATTTAATATTCTTCTTAAAAAACATGATTTAAAAACCATAACTAAATATGAAGATCATGTGATTAAGAACATAGAAACTGAGATACTTGATGGAGGAGCAGATGCACATTCAACAGTGGAGCAGATGTTAATTCTCTATAATGACATGATTGAAGATAAAAGAAATGAAAAAGATGGAGAATTAAATCCCGTTTTATGCCGTGGCGATGGAGTTTTTATTAAAACCTCTGAAATGCTTAATCAAATAAGGGTTCATATTAGAAATACAAATTTAAATATGAATATTTTAGATAACAAAGACTTTAAAAAGCAGGCAACTAAAGCAGGATATCTAGTGAAAGCTTCAAATAAAGTAGTCTGGATAAATGAGAAGTCAATTAGATTTGATACTTATAATAAGGAAATGTTATCTAATTTAAGACTTTATGGCATTGTGCCGCCGGAGATAATTGACATTACCGGGGATATAGACGAAGGAAATACAAATATCAGTTAA
- a CDS encoding ERCC4 domain-containing protein has translation MHYKFSETEIKKLLKENFQILYDTREQANLHILDYLDKKKVSYKKKKIDEGDYTAIITKRPDMGIYRDLYFPVAVERKNSIDEIAGNLAEETDTHDDVRLIRELQRAKTKGIKIYLIIEDKNGMENIKTGNYRSLYTPKALLGRLSSIQDLYLYDTIFTERVNSGFEIYRKLYYSVRNFLKELDMDISPEAESYE, from the coding sequence ATGCATTACAAATTTTCAGAAACAGAAATCAAAAAACTTCTAAAGGAAAATTTTCAAATATTATATGACACCAGAGAGCAAGCCAATTTGCACATATTGGATTATTTAGATAAAAAGAAGGTCTCATATAAGAAGAAAAAGATTGATGAAGGAGACTACACTGCAATAATCACTAAGCGCCCGGATATGGGAATCTACAGAGATTTATATTTTCCAGTAGCAGTAGAAAGGAAAAATTCTATAGATGAAATTGCCGGAAACTTAGCAGAAGAAACCGACACTCATGATGATGTAAGGCTTATACGTGAGTTACAAAGGGCAAAGACAAAAGGCATTAAGATTTATCTCATAATTGAAGATAAGAACGGTATGGAGAACATAAAGACAGGTAATTACAGGAGTTTATATACTCCAAAAGCACTCTTAGGAAGATTATCAAGCATACAGGATTTATATTTATATGACACCATATTTACTGAAAGAGTTAACTCAGGATTTGAGATTTACAGGAAACTTTACTATAGTGTTAGAAACTTTTTAAAGGAATTGGATATGGATATAAGCCCAGAGGCGGAAAGCTATGAGTGA
- a CDS encoding single-stranded DNA-binding protein has protein sequence MNRVVLIGRLTKDPDLKFTPGSGNAVCTFNLAVERNFTDKNTGKREADFIPIVVWGKTAESSANYLNKGKLAGISGRIQTRNYEAKDGHRVYVTEIIADEVQFLEWDKKAVDGEINNQGSKVLEPVKNNDEYLKADITPIDDGDIPFKIAVSQAA, from the coding sequence ATGAACAGAGTTGTTTTAATAGGCAGACTGACGAAGGATCCGGATTTGAAATTTACTCCTGGTTCAGGGAATGCAGTATGTACTTTCAATTTAGCTGTAGAAAGAAATTTTACAGACAAAAATACGGGAAAAAGAGAAGCTGATTTTATTCCTATAGTAGTATGGGGCAAAACAGCAGAGTCGTCAGCAAATTATTTAAATAAAGGTAAGCTAGCTGGAATCTCAGGAAGAATACAAACCAGGAATTATGAGGCTAAAGACGGTCACAGAGTTTATGTTACTGAAATAATTGCTGATGAAGTCCAATTCCTTGAATGGGATAAGAAAGCAGTTGATGGAGAAATAAATAATCAAGGTAGCAAGGTTCTTGAACCTGTGAAAAATAATGATGAATATTTAAAAGCGGATATAACGCCTATAGATGATGGTGATATACCTTTTAAGATAGCAGTTAGTCAAGCTGCTTAA
- a CDS encoding HD domain-containing protein translates to MKDIKVVKEQILNLLSNVQKPGMDKLIMYLVASDFFVAPASTKYHGNYDGGLAEHSLNVYELLKEKNERFQLGLSEDTVVVTALLHDFCKINFYNKQTCWKKNDSNRWESYEGYKVQDDFPVGHGEKSVIMIQNFIRLTKQEILLIRWHMGNTEPKEMQMNLNNAWELFPAAVALHTADMEASYLLEQHIEPGQDSNQVKFSEVK, encoded by the coding sequence ATGAAAGATATAAAAGTAGTTAAAGAACAAATATTGAATCTCTTAAGTAATGTTCAAAAGCCTGGCATGGACAAATTAATTATGTATTTAGTAGCGAGCGACTTCTTTGTTGCTCCTGCTTCCACTAAATATCATGGCAACTATGATGGAGGGCTGGCAGAACACAGCCTTAATGTCTATGAACTCTTAAAAGAGAAAAATGAAAGATTCCAACTGGGATTATCAGAGGATACTGTAGTTGTGACAGCTCTATTACATGACTTCTGTAAGATTAATTTTTATAATAAGCAAACGTGTTGGAAAAAGAATGACAGCAATAGATGGGAAAGTTACGAAGGTTATAAGGTCCAGGACGATTTTCCAGTGGGCCATGGTGAAAAATCAGTAATCATGATTCAGAACTTTATAAGGTTAACTAAGCAAGAAATATTGCTCATAAGATGGCACATGGGAAATACGGAGCCTAAGGAAATGCAGATGAATCTTAACAATGCTTGGGAGTTGTTCCCGGCGGCAGTAGCACTCCATACAGCGGATATGGAAGCTAGTTATTTATTGGAACAGCATATAGAACCAGGGCAAGATAGTAATCAAGTGAAGTTTAGTGAGGTGAAATAG
- the bet gene encoding phage recombination protein Bet, producing the protein MRNDNTDVLAMGRVEYEVNGTQIKLTSTIVKKYLVSGDPTRVTDEEVGVFLQLCKGQKLNPFLREAYLVKFGNKPAAMIVGKDTFTKRELRNQDSEGHEAGIIVVNLKKEVEQRSGTFYLKGEEKLVGGWAKAYRKNKKFPTEITVTLDEYIGKKADGTINSNWTQRPATMIRKVALVQALREAYPEEFEGLYVAEEMNVDDKDLNTEPVDPEKEIEKENEVPEQPKPVQREQKEYLMQLGAQKGLVIGEGKEADVSKLEALANEHKISLRGLTYESANTLLKLVEEYTEVVDVEVTPVNDDPGPDAPPDDIDDADPF; encoded by the coding sequence ATGAGAAATGATAATACTGATGTTTTAGCAATGGGTAGAGTTGAATACGAGGTTAATGGAACTCAAATAAAGTTAACTTCTACTATAGTAAAAAAGTATTTAGTAAGTGGTGATCCAACACGAGTTACAGATGAAGAAGTAGGAGTTTTCCTTCAATTATGCAAAGGTCAAAAATTAAATCCATTCTTAAGAGAAGCATATCTAGTAAAATTCGGCAATAAGCCAGCAGCCATGATAGTTGGCAAAGATACTTTTACCAAGAGAGAATTAAGAAATCAAGATAGTGAAGGACATGAGGCAGGAATAATAGTTGTTAATCTAAAAAAAGAGGTTGAGCAGAGAAGCGGAACATTCTATCTTAAAGGCGAGGAAAAATTAGTTGGCGGATGGGCCAAAGCTTATAGAAAAAATAAAAAATTTCCTACTGAAATTACAGTTACATTAGATGAATATATAGGGAAAAAAGCAGATGGCACGATAAATTCTAACTGGACACAAAGACCAGCAACTATGATAAGAAAGGTTGCATTGGTACAGGCTCTCAGAGAAGCTTATCCAGAAGAATTTGAGGGCTTATATGTAGCTGAAGAAATGAATGTTGACGATAAAGATTTAAATACAGAGCCAGTAGATCCTGAAAAGGAAATAGAAAAAGAAAATGAGGTACCAGAGCAGCCAAAGCCAGTACAGAGAGAGCAAAAAGAATATTTGATGCAGCTAGGAGCTCAAAAGGGACTTGTAATTGGTGAAGGTAAAGAAGCAGATGTAAGTAAGCTTGAAGCACTAGCAAATGAGCACAAAATAAGTCTTAGAGGGTTAACTTATGAAAGTGCAAATACTCTTCTAAAATTAGTTGAAGAATACACTGAGGTTGTAGATGTTGAGGTAACTCCAGTAAATGATGATCCTGGCCCGGATGCTCCACCTGATGATATTGATGACGCAGATCCATTTTAA
- a CDS encoding AAA family ATPase — protein sequence MQVNINKIAIKGFKGYVDECEFVLGKRTLVSGDNGLGKSSIGEAIAWAITGCDINGNEKATARLVNDKKPKLTEVVLDFEIDGTPQTLIRRKKGSSNEIYLNDVKVANNDISRDLYKSKDVFLSILNPYYFPNLAPKDAKNLLSSILKPISKEEIFAELGDFLKEKLEKNKFRTPETFLTDKRAELKDQEENIIFLEGVIEGAKPIDISERKSFDNTELKNLKEQLKTLESVIKDPKFDELENKKRKLQLEFSKGYFDVKPINDTKWHKAEKDSLLKRFKEIKVKISNLGKNVVTCDNCGNEIDLNATLKANLEKELKDIQIKGVAKKKEIEEWEKENEITKAENAKAVQEWEIGLKYQIEAIQKEISELAAEKSKEEESRKEKITSIKAKVLELDEEERKVFAHNSNIEALEKENEKIKHDIEKSKREIENSKLKIAELKVAIDAGKQYNSIKLKKQTDIIGKYLDKVELQFEKLTKDGELKDDFKILYEGREFNKLSNAEKIKAGLEMSNFVSNMMDLHFPVFIDNAESITVIQELDTQMIMAKVVEGQELKVEVLK from the coding sequence ATGCAGGTAAATATAAATAAGATAGCCATAAAAGGCTTTAAGGGCTACGTAGACGAATGTGAATTTGTCTTAGGTAAAAGAACACTGGTAAGTGGCGACAACGGTCTAGGAAAGTCTAGTATAGGTGAAGCTATAGCGTGGGCCATAACTGGTTGCGACATCAACGGAAATGAGAAAGCTACAGCAAGACTTGTTAATGATAAGAAACCAAAGCTTACCGAGGTAGTACTTGATTTTGAGATAGATGGAACGCCGCAAACTTTAATTAGAAGAAAGAAAGGCTCCAGTAATGAGATTTACTTGAATGACGTTAAAGTGGCCAACAATGATATCTCAAGGGACTTGTATAAGAGCAAAGATGTTTTCCTCAGTATATTGAATCCTTATTACTTTCCTAATCTAGCTCCAAAAGATGCAAAGAATCTTTTATCTAGTATCTTAAAGCCAATAAGCAAGGAAGAAATATTTGCAGAGCTCGGGGACTTCTTAAAGGAAAAATTAGAGAAGAATAAATTTAGAACTCCTGAAACTTTCTTAACAGATAAGAGGGCAGAATTAAAGGATCAAGAGGAAAACATTATATTCTTAGAGGGGGTCATTGAAGGTGCCAAACCTATAGATATTTCTGAAAGAAAGAGTTTTGATAATACAGAGCTGAAGAATCTCAAAGAACAACTCAAAACTTTGGAATCAGTAATTAAAGATCCTAAGTTTGATGAATTAGAAAATAAAAAGAGAAAATTACAATTAGAATTTTCTAAAGGATATTTTGATGTAAAGCCTATAAATGATACTAAGTGGCATAAAGCAGAGAAGGACAGTTTACTTAAGAGATTTAAAGAGATTAAAGTCAAAATATCTAATCTTGGTAAGAATGTAGTTACTTGCGATAACTGCGGCAATGAAATTGACCTTAATGCGACTCTAAAAGCTAATTTAGAAAAAGAATTAAAGGATATACAAATTAAAGGTGTTGCCAAGAAAAAAGAAATAGAAGAATGGGAGAAAGAAAATGAAATTACCAAGGCTGAAAATGCGAAAGCAGTTCAGGAATGGGAGATAGGACTTAAATATCAAATAGAAGCCATTCAAAAAGAAATAAGTGAACTTGCAGCAGAAAAATCAAAAGAGGAAGAATCCAGAAAAGAGAAAATCACATCAATAAAAGCAAAAGTATTAGAGCTTGATGAGGAAGAGAGAAAAGTTTTTGCTCATAACTCAAATATAGAGGCTCTTGAAAAGGAGAATGAAAAAATCAAACATGATATAGAAAAATCCAAGAGAGAAATTGAAAACTCCAAGCTAAAAATAGCAGAATTAAAAGTTGCTATAGATGCCGGTAAGCAGTACAACTCTATAAAACTTAAAAAGCAAACTGACATTATAGGTAAGTACCTGGATAAAGTAGAATTGCAGTTTGAGAAATTGACTAAAGATGGAGAGCTTAAAGATGATTTTAAAATCCTATATGAAGGTAGAGAATTTAATAAGTTATCCAATGCAGAAAAAATAAAGGCTGGCCTTGAAATGAGTAACTTTGTTTCAAATATGATGGATTTACATTTTCCAGTTTTCATAGATAATGCTGAAAGTATTACAGTTATACAGGAACTAGATACACAAATGATTATGGCCAAAGTAGTTGAAGGTCAAGAATTGAAAGTTGAGGTGCTTAAATAA
- a CDS encoding sigma-70 family RNA polymerase sigma factor produces the protein MIDVQEHLGLAKLQAGRVYKKFQLSYRYDFDDILQICHVGLIKAAQKFDETKGYKFSTYALSLMYGYTLNIILRDKFYPSAERNGSLNSHVLSLDVNVNNSDDKEVTYKDAIMDKQELDTEFTGILVRTALGKLSGKHKEIIKLKYFQGKTQMQIAKLFGTSQTTIGRFEKEALTKLRRYVS, from the coding sequence ATGATTGATGTTCAAGAACATTTAGGGCTTGCAAAACTTCAGGCAGGTAGGGTATATAAAAAATTTCAATTGTCTTATAGATATGACTTTGACGATATTCTTCAAATATGCCATGTAGGGCTAATAAAAGCTGCACAAAAATTTGATGAAACTAAAGGATATAAATTTAGTACCTATGCTTTAAGCTTAATGTATGGCTATACATTAAATATTATTTTAAGAGATAAATTTTACCCCTCTGCTGAGAGAAATGGAAGTTTAAATTCACATGTCCTTAGCTTAGATGTTAATGTTAATAATTCTGATGATAAAGAAGTTACTTATAAAGATGCCATTATGGACAAACAGGAACTTGATACTGAATTTACTGGTATTTTAGTAAGAACTGCCTTGGGGAAATTGTCCGGTAAACATAAAGAAATTATAAAACTAAAATACTTTCAAGGGAAAACTCAAATGCAAATAGCAAAACTATTTGGAACTAGCCAAACTACAATTGGACGGTTTGAAAAAGAAGCACTTACTAAACTAAGGCGATATGTAAGTTAG